The sequence GCAATAGCTAACCAGAAGGGCGGGGTAGGTAAAACAACTACGGCGATTAATCTTGGCGCAAGTTTGGCGTATCTGGGTGAGGAATGTCTTTTAATAGATATCGATCCACAAAGCAATACTACAAGTGGACTTGGCATAAATAAAAACAATCTTATAAAAAATATTTATAATGTTCTTATTGATGAAATCGCTCTTGAAGATATTTTACAGGATACGGTTATGGATTGGCTGGATATTGCTCCTGCAACTACGGATTTAAGCGGTGCAGAAATTGATCTTGTAAATATGCCGAACAGAGAAAAAAAATTAAAAATTGCACTTGAAAAATTCCAAAAAGTTTATAAATACATTATTATAGATTGTCCCCCTTCTTTAGGACTTCTGACTATCAATGCTTTGGTTGCTGCAGAAGCGGTAATTATCCCCATGCAATGTGAATTTTTTGCTCTGGAAGGGCTGGGGCAGCTTTCAAAAACGATTTTTGCTTTAATGCAGAACTATAATTTAGATTTGGATGGCGTTTTGTTTACGATGTTTGACGCAAGAACAAATCTTTCGCAGCAGGTAGTCGAAGAAGTAAAAAAGTTTTTTGGAGAAAAAGTTTA comes from Candidatus Endomicrobium procryptotermitis and encodes:
- a CDS encoding AAA family ATPase encodes the protein MSKVIAIANQKGGVGKTTTAINLGASLAYLGEECLLIDIDPQSNTTSGLGINKNNLIKNIYNVLIDEIALEDILQDTVMDWLDIAPATTDLSGAEIDLVNMPNREKKLKIALEKFQKVYKYIIIDCPPSLGLLTINALVAAEAVIIPMQCEFFALEGLGQLSKTIFALMQNYNLDLDGVLFTMFDARTNLSQQVVEEVKKFFGEKVYDTKIPRTIKLAEAPSFGKPVLLYDPLGKGTTAYMDFAREFLTKQKQNTQLNIQ